Below is a genomic region from Dehalococcoidia bacterium.
CTGAGCGTTTTTGACATCTTTTATCCTTCTCCGACTGGATCGCTGATAGTACTTTTTATTTTAGGCGCCTCGTTTCTTTTTCGGAAATATTGGTATCTTGCTGTCGTTTGTGTCTTGCCTCTTCTTCTGCTAGAGATTGCTGCCTTTAGTATATATCCTCTTGTTCCGAGATTGGTATTGTTTATGGCACCGCTTCTATCGATCTGTATCACATTTGGATTATTTTCGATCCTCAATTCTCGCCTTGGCTTCCTTCCTCCTGCTATTCTTCTCTTTCTCATTATAACTCCCCCGTTTTTTATAACATTGGAACGAACTATAAATCCTTACTATGTGCATGAGATGCGTCCAGCTCTAGAAGTTCTTGCCCGTCATTTTCGCCAGGATGACATTATCTATGTTACTTTGTCTGCAGAAGCAACATTCTCTTATTATGCTCGTCAGCTTGGCATTCCAAGGAGCCAGGCCATTATCGCCAGAAAGGAGATGGACTCTGAGCAGTTAGCTTCTGTTCTTAATCAGAATCGGCGCACTTGGATTATTTGGTCATGGGCTCCAGACGCCGAACGTGTTTGGCTCGATCGAGTGCTATCGAATGAGGAGGAGCGCTTTTTCGTCAGTCGGAGTCAATATCCTCTAGTAGTCCGATATTTTCTCTTCCCGAAAGCGGTGCCGTTCGAGCCGTCGCTTCTCGAGATTGGAGGCTGGTTGCCAAAATCTGCCTCGCTTCTTGATCCAGAGGGGGAACGGCTCCGTCTTCAGCGGGTGATTGACTCTGGTGTGGACATCAAGAGTCGGGCGGAAGCTGCGCTTGCTCTCGCAGAGCTTGAGCAGCGGTTTGGCAACCGGTTAGCGATGCGAAGGGCCTTGGTCCGTGCTGTCGAAGCCGAAGGTTCTGGCGCTCTTGCCTTTGAAGCCGCGCGCCGCCTTGCTCGCGATTTTGCGGCAGAGGGCGATTTGTCCCGTGCGCTTGCGTGGTATCGCGAGGCTGCCAAACGCATGCAGCCGTGGACCGGTCTCGCCTATGCTGAAGCGGCTGGGGCTGCGCGGTCGGCTGGCGATCCGCAGACCGCCGCGCAGTTTGCCGAGGAGTCCATTGTGGCCTATCGCACCCAGCTGCAGGACCCCAACGTGCCGGGATTGCTCAGACAGGTCGGCGAGCTGCTTGCCGCTGTCTACGAGGAACAGGGGCGACGAACTGCAGCCGAGTGGGCGCGATATGCCGCGGATCGTGTCACGCCTGCTGAGGCGCGGCTGCCGGCCGACCCCGCGCCGGCGACCCGGCTTCACCTTGCTTCCCCGGTTAGTGGCTCCGGCGCCGGCGGCGTGCGTCGTCTCGGTGCCGGCGAGACACTCCGCTATGCACCGGCGCTTGCGACGGAAGGAGTGCTGCGCATCGATACACGCGGAGAGGCCGGTGCCCCGCTGCTGCGGGTTGTCGTCCGTCGGGCGGTGAGCGGCGATCTCGTTCGCGAGTTGACCGTGACAACATCGCCGAGCGGCGAAATCACTCTCTTGTCAGTTCCGAGCGGTGAGCAGCTGACGGTCGAGCTTGTCGGGGAGCCGACGAGCGGGGCGGCAGGCAGCATTACCGTCTTTGAGGTTGTGCTCGCGTAGAAGGGCACGGCGAGGGCAACGCCTGCGCTCGCTTCTGGTTGCTGCCGCGCATCTCTTGCTTCACCAGGGCGCTACTAGGGACGGCTTGCTTTTCTCGTGCTTGTGCCCTCACAAGTGCTCGTGAAGCGACTTGCCGTAGCAAGCGCGCGAGTGGCTATCTGCTATGATCGGCCGGCCGCAAGGAGCAGAGCAAGTGCGTCGTCACGCCGATCTCGACAATCCTGTCTACGTCGCTTGGACAGCGTTTCTGCGCGAGGCGGAGCAGTGGTCGGAGGATGAGATTGCGGCGTACCAATTGCAGCAGCTGCGCGAGATCGTTCGCCACGCCGCTATGCAGACGACCGGCTATCGCCGGCGCTTTGAGGAAGCAGGGGTCGATCCTGACAGCATCCAGCACCTTGACGACATTCGGCGGCTGCCGATGATCGACAAGGAGACGCTGCGCGACCATCTCGAGGAGTTCTCGGCGCCGTGGCCTGGACGCGAGTATGTCACCACCGGGGGCAGCACCGGCATCCCCTTCGGTTTTTACCGCAATCCCGATGCCTTCGCGCGAGAGCTCGCCTCGAAAGCGCACCAGTATTACCGCATTGGCTGGCGCGAGGGCGACCCGCAATTGGTCTTCCGCGGGCTTCCCATCGACAGCCCGGATCATATGGAATTCGTTGAGCGCTTTAATGAGCTCCGCTGCTCTTCGTATCACCTCATTCCTGAGGTGATGGAGCAATATCGTCAACGAGCGCTTACGTATCGGCCGAAGTGGCTGCGCTGCTATCCCTCCTCTGGCACGCTCTTTGCTCGCTGGCTGAAGGAGAGTGGCCGGGAGTTTCCCCCAATCCAGGGTATTCTCTGTGCCTCGGAAAATCTGTACGACTATCAGCGTGACCTTCTGCGCGAAGTGTTCGGCGCGCGCGTGTTCAGTCATTATGGGCATTACGAACTCGCAGTCCTTGCCGGCTATTGCGAATACGAAGATACCTATCACGTGCTTCCATTTTATGGTTATGCTGAACTAGTCGATCGAGCGGGTAATCCCGTAACGACTCCTGGTCAGGTAGGCGAGATCGTCGCAACTTCATTCTTGATGAAAGCCACCCCATTCATTCGCTATCGAACGCGCGATTTTGCCGTTTATGGCGGTCGAGGGTGTCGATCGTGTGGTCGGCCATATGATATCTGGACGCGTATTGAAGGCCGCCTGCAGGAGTTCATCGTCACGGCGACTGGTCGTCTGATCTCGATGACTGCGATCAACTTTCATGATGACATTTTCGATGCAGTGCAGCAGTTCCAATTCTATCAGAATGCGCCAGGGCGCGTGACGTTGCGCCTTGTTCCTCGTCCGGAAGGGGTGAGTGAAGAAGTTCTCGCTGATATTCGCCGTCGACTGTTGGTCAAGCTTGGGAACGATGTCGACCTGACATTCGAGCTCGTTGAATCGATCCCGCTAACGAAGCGAGGAAAGCATCGATTTCTAATCCAGGATCTTCCGATCGCTGATCACGACGCAGGCGATCTGTCTGTCTGGGAGGTCGCTGGAGCCGCAAAGTGATTGACGTCGCAATTGCTCGCCTGTCTGCGGCACAGTATCCGGCTTCCCCGCCCTATTCGCCCTCAGAGCGATATCCAGAGTATCCCTTCTCTGATCAAAGCGAAGAGCCAAACCTTGTCTATGCGGGGGTGCGCGAACTCTTCCTCCGCCTTGGGTACGACCAGGACCGAGCAGGGCTGCCGACGTGGAATCCGCTTGGCTGGCTGATTGAACCAGGCATGACCGTTGTCCTCAAACCAAACTGGGTGCTTAGCCGTCACAAGGAGGGGAAAAGCCTCTACGCGATAGTGACCCATCCCGCCGTGCTGCGCGCCATCGCCGACTATTGCTGGATCGCGCTGCGCGGCCGAGGACGCCTGCTGATCGCCGATGCGCCACAATACGACTGCAATTTCAGTGAGTTAATGGAGGCGACACGTCTTCCGGACGTCGTGGAGTTCTACCGTGCTGCTGGTGGTCCGGCGGTTGAGATCCTCGACCTCCGACGCTACTGGTCACGCTGGAAGCATTTTCCATCGTTGCTCGAGCCGCTCCCGGGTGATCCTGCCGGAAGCCTCCTCGTTGATCTTGGCGCCCGGAGCGCGCTCTACGGCAAGCCTCATCCCGAGAAGCTCTATGGTGCGGTCTATCATCGCCAAGAGACGATCGCCCATCATCGGGGGGCGCGTCATGAATATGAGTTATCTCGCTCTATCCTAACAGCAGACGTCGTTATCTCGGTTCCAAAGCTGAAAGTTCATAAAAAAGTCGGGGTGACCCTCAATGCGAAAGGACTAGTCGGGATCGCGACGAATAAAAACTACCTTGTCCACTATACGCTCACTCCTCCAAGCCAAGGAGGAGATCAGTATCCTGATGGACTGTTTAACCCGCTTGAGCGTGCCCTGATTATGCTTGAGCGCTGGATGTACGATCATCTGCTCGCTCCGCGCAAGCGTCCGCTTGAATATCTTCATCGTTCTATCTACGCCATTCACAATCGTACTACCCGCCGTCTTGGGCTCAAAGTGCAGGAGTGGAAACGCCAGCTCGATGCCGGCAATTGGTATGGGAACGACTCTGCCTGGCGAATGACGCTCGATCTCCTGCGCGCCTTCCTCTTCGCCGATCGCGACGGCGTGCTCTGCGACACCCCCCAGCGGCGCGTGTTTTCCGTGGTCGACGGCGTGATCGGCGGCGATGGATGTGGACCGTTGACTCCCGATCCTGTGCCGGCTGGAGTGCTCCTTGGCGGTCCGAACCTTCTTGCCGTCGACATTGTGGCAACACGGCTGATGGGGTTCGATCCTTCCAAGGTGCGCGTGCTTTCGGCGGCTCTCGCTGACCCGTATTTCGACTTTGGCCTCCGCGCCGTCACCGACATTCGCGTCCTCACAGATGACCCAGCGTGGGCGAGCTGTCTCACTGACCCGAGCAGCCGGTTTCTCGGCTTTCGCCCTCATCCCGGCTGGGTCGGCTATCTTGAGGTCCAAGACGCGTCAGCGGCCGTGGCGGAACAAAGGCTTTAGTGGAGAGAAGAATGACGAGGCTGTCCATTATCGGCCTCGGCAAGCTCGGGCTTTGCCTTGCTGCTTGCTATGCCGAGCGCGGCTTTGAGGTTCTCGGGGTAGACCTTGAGCAGCGCGTCGTCGACCATGTCAACGCTGGAACTGCTCCGTGGTTTGAGCCAGGGCTGGATGAACTGCTGGCGCGACACGGCGGGAAGCGGCTCCGTGCGACAACGAGCCATCAGCGGGCAATCGACGAGACAGAGGTGACCATTGTCTTGGTCGCTACTCCAAGCAATCCTGATGGGAGCTTTTCGAACCGTTTTGTTGAAGCGGCGCTCCGATCATTAGGTGAAGCGTTTCGTCGAAGTGAGAAATCGTATCACCTCTTTGTGATCAGCAGTACAGTGATGCCGGGTTCAGTGGAAGGGTCGTTCATCCCAATCCTTGAAGAGACTTCAGGTCGTAAGTGCGGAGTCGGCTTCGACGTCTGTTACGACCCGGACTTTGTTGCGCTCGGTAATGTCATCAAAGGATTTCTTCGTCCTGATCTTGTAGTAATTGGCGAGAGCAGCCCTGCTGCGGGCGAGCGCGTTGCCGCTTTGCATCGGCAGTTATGCGAAAATAACCCTGCTATTTCGCGAATGTCGATCATTAGTGCTGAGGTCGCGAAGGTCTGCCTCAACGCCTATATCACGCTCAAGATCAGTTTTGCCAATTCGGTCGCGAACTTGTGCGAGCATCTTCCTGGTGCCGATGTCGACGCGATCACGCGGGCGATCGGTGCTGATCGTCGGATCTCCCCTTACTATTTCCAAGGCGGTCCGAGCTATGGGGGAACATGTTTCCCACGAGATACCCGCGCGTATCTCACCCTTGCCGAGCGTCTCGGCGTCCAAGCGGAGCTTGTCCGCGCTGTCGAACAGGTGAATCGATACCAAGATGCACATCTTGCTGCTGTCGTTCGTGAGGCGCTTGCAGCTCACTCTGCAGAGCGTCGTACGGTCGGTATTCTTGGATTAGCTTTCACTGCGAACACACCCGTCGTCACCGAGTCGCCTGCAATCAAACTGATCCCTGCATTGCTTGCGGATGACGTGCGGGTTGTTGCCTATGATCGGCTAGCTATTGACAATGCGCGAGTAATCTTTGGCAGTGCTGTTGAGTATGCGAGTAGTGCGGCGGCTTGTCTTGCTGAGGCAGATGTAGTAGTTCTGACCCTCCGTGACCAAGAGCTTGTTGACGCGTTGATGCATTATTCCGATGGCCGCAGGCGCATCGTTGTTGACTGCTGGCGCCAACTCGATCCGCAGCATATGCCAGAAGCGCTGACTGTTGTCGCTCTGGGCCGCTATGGCAATAAAAGATAACTCGGGGCTGTCCAACATCGAACGGGAAAAGCCGAAATTAGGACAAGTTCTATTATCGTGAGAGAGGGTGATTGCATCTCGTTTGAGAATTGGTGCTACTCTTCTCCGGAGATTTTCCCCTTATGCGCATAATGATGCTCAACCATAATACGGCGTTTGGTGGAGGTACCTTTTTCCGGGCATTCCACGCTGGCCGTTATTTGGCGCGTTTTGGGCACACTGTGACCTTGCTTACCATCTCTCCGCGCGCTCGCTGGACGGTTCGCCGGGTGGAGCGCGATGGAGTGACAATTGTCGAAACGCCGGACCTGCTCTGGGGCGTCGGTCGGACTGGCTGGGACCTGTTTGATACGCTTGTCCGCCTTTGGCTTGTACGTCAGGCAGAGGTCGACGTTGTGCACGCTTGGGACTGTCGGCCTGTAGTTATTCTTCCGGCATTGCTTGCTCGGCGCCGTCTTGCGGACAAGGGAGGGCGCCTCGTGATTGATTGGGCGGACTGGTGGGGTCGGGGCGGAACTCAGGCTGAACGTCCTGGGCGAGCAAAGCATCTGTATGGTCGAGTTGAGACATTCTTCGAGGAGGCCTTTCGCACTCGGGCCGATGGTACGACGGTGGCAAGCCTAGCGCTGGCTCGGCGCGCGGATTGCTGCCGTCTAGAAACCCTCTCAGGTTTAGCGGCGGTGTGTCATCGGTTGAGCAGAGAGCATAGATACTAGGTGAGTAGTGAGAGGCTCTCTCGGGGCTCCTCAAGGTCCTTAGAGACGAAGAAAGGGAGAGCGCTTTCTTTCTAGGCGTCGCGTTACGCGCCGGAGAAGGTAGTCCCAATCGCCTTGGATCACGTAATAGCCAAAGCGACGTGCCCGCGCAGCGGCACTGAGAACCGGATAGGTCCACCGCGGCA
It encodes:
- a CDS encoding DUF362 domain-containing protein — protein: MIDVAIARLSAAQYPASPPYSPSERYPEYPFSDQSEEPNLVYAGVRELFLRLGYDQDRAGLPTWNPLGWLIEPGMTVVLKPNWVLSRHKEGKSLYAIVTHPAVLRAIADYCWIALRGRGRLLIADAPQYDCNFSELMEATRLPDVVEFYRAAGGPAVEILDLRRYWSRWKHFPSLLEPLPGDPAGSLLVDLGARSALYGKPHPEKLYGAVYHRQETIAHHRGARHEYELSRSILTADVVISVPKLKVHKKVGVTLNAKGLVGIATNKNYLVHYTLTPPSQGGDQYPDGLFNPLERALIMLERWMYDHLLAPRKRPLEYLHRSIYAIHNRTTRRLGLKVQEWKRQLDAGNWYGNDSAWRMTLDLLRAFLFADRDGVLCDTPQRRVFSVVDGVIGGDGCGPLTPDPVPAGVLLGGPNLLAVDIVATRLMGFDPSKVRVLSAALADPYFDFGLRAVTDIRVLTDDPAWASCLTDPSSRFLGFRPHPGWVGYLEVQDASAAVAEQRL
- a CDS encoding phenylacetate--CoA ligase family protein; translation: MRRHADLDNPVYVAWTAFLREAEQWSEDEIAAYQLQQLREIVRHAAMQTTGYRRRFEEAGVDPDSIQHLDDIRRLPMIDKETLRDHLEEFSAPWPGREYVTTGGSTGIPFGFYRNPDAFARELASKAHQYYRIGWREGDPQLVFRGLPIDSPDHMEFVERFNELRCSSYHLIPEVMEQYRQRALTYRPKWLRCYPSSGTLFARWLKESGREFPPIQGILCASENLYDYQRDLLREVFGARVFSHYGHYELAVLAGYCEYEDTYHVLPFYGYAELVDRAGNPVTTPGQVGEIVATSFLMKATPFIRYRTRDFAVYGGRGCRSCGRPYDIWTRIEGRLQEFIVTATGRLISMTAINFHDDIFDAVQQFQFYQNAPGRVTLRLVPRPEGVSEEVLADIRRRLLVKLGNDVDLTFELVESIPLTKRGKHRFLIQDLPIADHDAGDLSVWEVAGAAK
- a CDS encoding nucleotide sugar dehydrogenase, with translation MTRLSIIGLGKLGLCLAACYAERGFEVLGVDLEQRVVDHVNAGTAPWFEPGLDELLARHGGKRLRATTSHQRAIDETEVTIVLVATPSNPDGSFSNRFVEAALRSLGEAFRRSEKSYHLFVISSTVMPGSVEGSFIPILEETSGRKCGVGFDVCYDPDFVALGNVIKGFLRPDLVVIGESSPAAGERVAALHRQLCENNPAISRMSIISAEVAKVCLNAYITLKISFANSVANLCEHLPGADVDAITRAIGADRRISPYYFQGGPSYGGTCFPRDTRAYLTLAERLGVQAELVRAVEQVNRYQDAHLAAVVREALAAHSAERRTVGILGLAFTANTPVVTESPAIKLIPALLADDVRVVAYDRLAIDNARVIFGSAVEYASSAAACLAEADVVVLTLRDQELVDALMHYSDGRRRIVVDCWRQLDPQHMPEALTVVALGRYGNKR